A stretch of Dermochelys coriacea isolate rDerCor1 chromosome 6, rDerCor1.pri.v4, whole genome shotgun sequence DNA encodes these proteins:
- the LDHA gene encoding L-lactate dehydrogenase A chain, translating into MSVKELLIQNVHKEEHSHAHNKITVVGVGAVGMACAISILMKDLADELALVDVIEDKLRGEMLDLQHGSLFLRTPKIVSGKDYSVTAHSKLVVITAGARQQEGESRLNLVQRNVNIFKFIIPNIVKYSPDCMLLVVSNPVDILTYVAWKISGFPKHRVIGSGCNLDSARFRYLMGERLGIHSLSCHGWIIGEHGDSSVPVWSGVNVAGVSLKALHPDLGTDTDKEHWKEVHKQVVDSAYEVIKLKGYTSWAIGLSVADLAETIMKNLKRVHPISTMVKGMYGIHDDVFLSVPCVLGYGGITDVVKMTLKSEEEEKLRKSADTLWGIQKELQF; encoded by the exons ATGTCTGTTAAGGAACTTCTCATTCAAAACGTTCACAAAGAGGAACACAGTCATGCCCACAACAAGATCACTGTGGTTGGGGTTGGCGCAGTTGGCATGGCTTGTGCAATCAGCATCCTGATGAAG GATTTGGCTGATGAACTTGCCCTTGTTGATGTCATAGAGGACAAGCTGAGAGGAGAGATGCTGGATCTCCAGCATGGCAGTCTCTTCCTTAGAACACCAAAAATTGTCTCTGGCAAAG ACTACAGTGTGACCGCACACTCCAAGCTGGTGGTTATCACAGCTGGCGCGCGCCAGCAAGAAGGAGAGAGTCGTCTTAACTTGGTCCAGCGCAATGTGAACATCTTCAAATTCATCATTCCCAACATTGTCAAGTACAGCCCTGACTGCATGCTGCTTGTTGTATCAAATCCAG TTGATATTTTGACCTACGTGGCCTGGAAGATCAGCGGCTTTCCTAAACACCGTGTTATTGGTAGCGGCTGCAATCTGGATTCTGCCCGTTTCCGCTACCTCATGGGAGAAAGACTGGGTATCCATTCTCTAAGCTGCCATGGGTGGATAATTGGAGAGCATGGAGATTCTAGTG TACCTGTCTGGAGTGGGGTTAATGTTGCTGGTGTTTCCCTGAAGGCTCTGCACCCAGACCTAGGAACTGATACAGACAAAGAGCACTGGAAAGAAGTCCACAAACAGGTGGTGGACAG TGCCTATGAGGTGATCAAGTTGAAGGGATACACATCATGGGCTATTGGTCTCTCTGTGGCAGATCTAGCTGAAACTATTATGAAGAACCTAAAGAGGGTTCACCCAATTTCTACTATGGTTAAG GGCATGTATGGAATACATGATGATGTCTTCCTAAGTGTTCCTTGTGTGTTGGGATATGGTGGCATTACAGATGTAGTAAAGATGACTCTGAAgagtgaggaggaagaaaagctaAGGAAGAGTGCAGATACACTTTGGGGAATCCAGAAGGAACTGCAGTTTTAA